One Pirellulales bacterium genomic region harbors:
- a CDS encoding DUF1552 domain-containing protein, translating into MSNFLAQRWLLPRRHFLRGLGTCLALPLLDAMTPLHAATAVSKPRRSVFVYIPNGVNGMTWQVTKSGRDFDLSQALRPLEPHRADFTIFSGLFHPNGLGQAHVCADTWLTGAKIDAQSARQYHNTVSCDQLMAEVTSQHTRFASLELSISSGTGQPNNSTTLAFSRDGVPLPADDNPRNVFDRLFGEETGGVQAQRKNLKKRTSVLDSVLDEANSLRRDLGKDDRCKLDEYLHSVRDVEQRTTRLDSWLDTPKPKVDGAPFHRNVSKEQAGEYYRTMFDLIVLALRTDMTRVVTYMNGSEGNGLAIPEIGITQSRHQLSHHGGDPEVLGRLAKSDAFIMQQFGYFLEKLKISREDGEPLLDRTMVLFGSGMSYGHSHSNSNLPILLAGGRGLGLKHGQHIDYNRPPGAKYKLDYDEWLDLCGRPKNDKARLSNLMLTMLQKMEVNSERFVDSLGPVSEILAS; encoded by the coding sequence ATGAGTAATTTCCTAGCTCAGCGCTGGTTGCTTCCGCGTCGCCACTTCCTGCGTGGCTTGGGAACTTGCCTGGCGCTCCCCTTGCTCGATGCCATGACGCCGCTCCATGCCGCGACCGCGGTTTCGAAGCCGCGCCGCAGCGTATTCGTCTATATTCCCAATGGCGTCAATGGCATGACCTGGCAGGTGACAAAGTCGGGTCGCGATTTCGACCTTTCGCAGGCCTTGCGCCCCCTCGAACCGCATCGCGCGGATTTCACGATCTTCAGCGGGCTGTTCCACCCAAACGGCCTCGGGCAGGCACACGTCTGCGCCGACACGTGGCTGACCGGCGCAAAAATCGATGCTCAAAGCGCGCGGCAATATCATAACACCGTTTCTTGCGACCAATTGATGGCCGAGGTGACCTCGCAGCACACCCGATTTGCGTCGCTTGAATTATCGATCAGTTCGGGCACCGGGCAGCCGAATAATTCGACTACCTTGGCCTTCTCTCGCGATGGCGTGCCGTTGCCGGCAGACGATAACCCGCGCAATGTCTTCGATCGATTGTTTGGCGAAGAAACCGGCGGCGTGCAAGCGCAGCGCAAGAATCTCAAGAAGCGCACCAGCGTGCTCGATTCGGTTCTGGATGAGGCAAACAGCTTGCGCCGCGATCTTGGCAAGGACGATCGCTGCAAGCTCGATGAGTATCTCCATTCCGTGCGCGACGTCGAGCAGCGCACCACGCGGCTCGATTCTTGGCTCGACACTCCGAAGCCGAAGGTCGACGGCGCGCCGTTCCATCGCAATGTTTCCAAGGAACAGGCCGGCGAATACTATCGCACGATGTTCGATCTGATCGTGCTCGCGCTGCGCACGGATATGACCCGTGTTGTCACGTATATGAACGGCAGCGAGGGGAACGGCTTGGCGATTCCGGAAATCGGCATCACGCAATCGCGCCACCAGTTGTCGCATCATGGCGGCGATCCTGAAGTGCTCGGGCGGCTCGCCAAAAGCGATGCCTTCATCATGCAGCAATTCGGCTATTTCCTCGAAAAACTCAAAATCTCGCGCGAAGACGGCGAACCTCTGCTGGATCGCACGATGGTGCTGTTCGGCAGCGGAATGAGCTATGGACATAGCCACTCGAATAGCAATCTGCCCATTCTGCTCGCCGGCGGGCGCGGGCTCGGCCTGAAGCATGGCCAACACATCGACTACAACCGGCCCCCCGGCGCCAAATACAAGCTCGACTATGACGAATGGCTCGACCTCTGCGGACGTCCGAAGAACGACAAAGCGCGGTTGAGCAATTTGATGCTGACGATGCTGCAAAAAATGGAAGTCAACAGCGAGCGGTTCGTCGATAGTTTGGGTCCCGTCTCGGAGATTTTGGCATCATGA